The stretch of DNA ACCCCCTGCACAAACTCTTCCCGCCTCACAACATGCACAACAACGCAACCGGCTCCAATCCGGTCCGCCGCAGTTGCGTCTTTAGCCCCCGGTGTGCTATCCTTTGGTTGTCCGCAAGACGGGCAAATATGCGTACCCGTAGCTCAATTGGATTGAGCGTCTGGCTACGGACCAGAAGGTTGGGGGTTCGAGTCCCTCCGGGTACGCCATTTTTATGTCCAGGCATAATCACCAGCCTGGTCCAATTCCTCACACGCATCCCTTTTCAAGCCGGGTTGTGCTATTATTTTTCTGAGGATGACGCACCCACCAACGGGGCTTCCAACTTCGTGCAAGGCGCTTCTTGCGTCGGCTTGAGGAATCTGAAATGCAAGACGATAAAACGACGAGGCTTCGTGAGCAACTTCGAGACAGCCTTTGTTCTTTGACACGTGAATTCGGATCAAGTTTTCCAGTGAGGCCAGAGAAAGCAGCAGAGCACAGAATATTGAGCGAGTCGGAGTTTCAAAAATGTTACCCTGAACTCCAGACGCTCTGTCACTACACCGATGCGGCAGGTCTTGCAGGAATCTTGAAATCAGGGACTTTTTGGGCAACGAACGCCGCTTTCCTGAATGACCCGGAAGAGTTCCTATTCGCGTATCGGGTGTTCGAAAGCATGGTCAGAAGAGGTGAGCATGCACTTGACAAAAGGCTGGCAGGAGCATTTATGGAAGGGGTCCATACATCAGGTCATGACAATGAATTAGACCGAATCTACCTCATTTCTTTCTCTGCTCACAGGGATGACTTGAGCCAGTTTCGGGCGTATTCAGACAACGCTCGTGGATATGCCTTGGAGTTCGAGCCTTGCAAACTGATTCAGGCACTGAACGATTACATTGAACATGGTAGCGGTGAGTATCTGACGTTACGGAAAGTGCGCTATGGTAGGGAAGACTTGGCTAAGTTCCATAAGCGGGCAATTGATTTATTGAAATCCAGCATTGAAGAGTTGCCTTATCCCAGAGACTCCCAAGAGTTCCTGAGTGCGGTGAGGGGATTTGGCTTTGATCTCCATAACTATCTGCGGGAGGCAGGAGTTGTTTTCAAACAGGAAGGATACAAGTCTGAAGAGGAGTTCAGGGTCGTACTCGATATTCATGGCTTGATGTCGGTTCTGCCGTGTGACCTGAACGAGAGAATTGCTGTGCGCGTTAGGAATGCCCTTCCTGTGCCCTACATTCCGTTTCAGTTTCTCCCATCCCTGCAGCAGGACGGCTCGTTTTTCAGGCGTGACAGTACGGCTGGTCTGCAAAGAATTGTAGTTGGACCAGGCCTCGACTTTGATCTAGCCAAAACCGGATTGTTCTATCTGCTCAGAGAGAATGGTCTTTTAGAGGTAGACATCCAAGCCTCCAAGTGTTCATATAGGTCTTGGTAAGCACATACAACTTGATTATGGCAGACAGAAAAATCTGGTCCCATTCCGTTTTTCAACCGCCGCATCCCCCCCTCCCCCCGCGATTGACATGACCCATGCCGTCTCCTATCATTACGTCTGTGGTGTGAACTGTGTCCAAAAAGGAGAAGGTCATGAAGGACGAAGCGGCCATTTCAAGACGAACAATGCTGGCTGCGGGCGCGGCGGCGCTGGGGGCGCCCGCGATTTTATCGGGCGCGGCCCCGACGGCGGACCCCGTGCGGGTCGGGCACATCGGCGCGGGCACGCGCGGCTGGGACTTGATCAAGTACACGGGCTCCGTGGAGACGGCGAAGGTGGTGGCGGTCTGCGACGTGTACAGGCCGCATCTGGAGCGGGGCATCGAGGCGGGGAACAACCCGGACGCGAAGCGGTACCACGACTACCGCGAACTGCTGGCGGACCCAAAGGTGGAGGCCGTCGTCATTGCCGCGCCGGACCACTGGCACGAGCGGATGGTGATTGACGCAGTGGCGGCGGGCAAGGCCATTTACTGCGAGAAGGGCCTGACCACCTCCGTGGCGGCGGCGAAGCGCATGCGGGACGCGGTCCGGAAAAGCGGCGCGGTCTTCCAGCTCGGTCACCAGGGGCGGCAGTACCCCTCCACCGCCGAGGCGGGCCGGCGCATCCTCGGCGGCGACCTCGGCCCGGTCACGCTCGTCCACACGGGCCGCTATTTCAACGGCACAAAAGAGCGCGCGCCGTGGCGGTGGTACGGCTATTACTCCGCCTGGGACCGGCCCGATCCGGCGGGGGTGGTGAAAGACCTCGACTGGGAGGCCTGGCTCGGCCCGGCGCCGAAGATTGACTTCAACGAGGAGCATTTCTGGCACTGGCGCTGCTACTGGGCCTACGGCACGGGCCAGGCGGGCGACCTGCTCTCGCACGAGATGGACCACGTCCAGAGCGTTCTCGGCTGGGGCATCCCCGACGCCTGCACCTGTTACGGGTTCAACGCGTTCTATCAGGACGGGCGGGAGACGCCGGACACCTGGCAGGCGGGCTACACCTTCGAGAAACAGAACTGCACCGTGACCTTCGATGGGTGCATGAACTCCGGACGCGAGCAGCCGCCGGAATACATCGGCAAGAACGGGCGGCTAATCTTCAACGCCATCGGCCAGGACGCGAACCATTTCCTGGTCTACCCGGACGCGCCCGCCTTCCCCCACATGGGGAGGGCGCTCAAACCCAAATACACCTACGACCCGTCCAAAGGCCCGCAGTGGCCCACCCACATGAACGACTTCCTCCAGTGCGTCCGCACCCGGGAGCGCCCGAAATGCAATATTGACGAGGCCTTCATCGAGGTCGTCACGATTCTGATGAGCGTGCAGTCCTACCACGAAAAACGCCAGGTCCGGTGGGACCCCGTCGCCGAGGAGATTGTGTGAGCGGATTATGGGCAGTGGCATGGACAGAATGGACCTGATGGACAGCATGGACAAAGTGGACGCGGGGCCGTTTCGATAGTGCGGGTCAGTCCATCCAGTCCACTCAGTCCACCTTGTCCACCCGGTCCATCTTCATTCATCCCCCCCCTACTCCTCGAGCAGGTTGGTCTCCCGCATTTCCCAGGTGTCGCGGTGGATGCGGAGGGTCTTGATCTCGTGGGGGGCGAAGTGTAAATCGTAGGTTTTGTCGAAATGGGGCAGGTGCAGGCGGGTGTCGGCGGGCAGGCCATCGGTCTCGTAGCCGCGGATGACGAGGTCGTCCCCGTCCTCGGCGCACTTGATGACACTGAGGAGCACGTTGCCGGACTCGGTGCCCAGCAGGCTGGACCGCTGCGGGCGGTGTCCGGGGTGGGCGGACTCGACGTGCACAACGGGCGGCACGTTGAGTTCCCAGGCCTTTTTCGGGACGCGCGCGCCGCGCCAGCCGCCCGCGTGGGGCAGCAGGTGGAGGCGGGTTTCGTGCCAACCCTGGTCCATGAGGGGCCATCCGGCCCGCGCGTCGTAGCGCCCGTTGTCGTGGTGGGCGTAGGCGGGGCTGCGGAGGAGGGTCATGCGGAGGACGCCGCCGCGCGCGTCATAGCCGTATTGGCCGTCGTTGAGCACCGCGAGGCCGTAGGGCATGCCGCCGATTTCACCGCTCAGGTCAATCCACTGCTGGCACGGCTCCTCGCCGCCGTCGGTGGGGCGTTCCTGGTGGCCGTAGGGGGCCTCGGCGGTGACCGCGCCGCCGGTGATATGCGTGTCGAAGCCGAGTTTCAGCAGGGTGTACGCCTCCTGCCAGTTCACGCGGAGAAAACAGTCAATGAGGGGAAGGTCCCGGTGGAGGGTGAGCTCCAGAACGGCTTCCGAGTTCCGGAACCGGCTCCGGCTCCGCACTGTGGCAAGCACCTCGCCGCACTCGGCCACGTCGAGGACGGCGCCGCTGAATCGGCCCGCCTCCACGCGCCATCCGTCAATGTCATGGCCCCAGGTGTCCGAGTGGTCCACGAGCGCGGCCAGTTCCAGGCCGCCGCGCAGCACGGAGACCCGGTTTTGTTTGTCAAAGAGTTCGCACAGGGCGCCGGATTCCGGGTCGAACGCCAGCCGCCACCAGTCGTTTTCCAGCAGGCGGGGGGAGGCCTCCAGGCCGCGCGCGGCCTTCACGGGCACCGC from Candidatus Hydrogenedentota bacterium encodes:
- a CDS encoding DUF2971 domain-containing protein, with translation MQDDKTTRLREQLRDSLCSLTREFGSSFPVRPEKAAEHRILSESEFQKCYPELQTLCHYTDAAGLAGILKSGTFWATNAAFLNDPEEFLFAYRVFESMVRRGEHALDKRLAGAFMEGVHTSGHDNELDRIYLISFSAHRDDLSQFRAYSDNARGYALEFEPCKLIQALNDYIEHGSGEYLTLRKVRYGREDLAKFHKRAIDLLKSSIEELPYPRDSQEFLSAVRGFGFDLHNYLREAGVVFKQEGYKSEEEFRVVLDIHGLMSVLPCDLNERIAVRVRNALPVPYIPFQFLPSLQQDGSFFRRDSTAGLQRIVVGPGLDFDLAKTGLFYLLRENGLLEVDIQASKCSYRSW
- a CDS encoding Gfo/Idh/MocA family oxidoreductase — protein: MKDEAAISRRTMLAAGAAALGAPAILSGAAPTADPVRVGHIGAGTRGWDLIKYTGSVETAKVVAVCDVYRPHLERGIEAGNNPDAKRYHDYRELLADPKVEAVVIAAPDHWHERMVIDAVAAGKAIYCEKGLTTSVAAAKRMRDAVRKSGAVFQLGHQGRQYPSTAEAGRRILGGDLGPVTLVHTGRYFNGTKERAPWRWYGYYSAWDRPDPAGVVKDLDWEAWLGPAPKIDFNEEHFWHWRCYWAYGTGQAGDLLSHEMDHVQSVLGWGIPDACTCYGFNAFYQDGRETPDTWQAGYTFEKQNCTVTFDGCMNSGREQPPEYIGKNGRLIFNAIGQDANHFLVYPDAPAFPHMGRALKPKYTYDPSKGPQWPTHMNDFLQCVRTRERPKCNIDEAFIEVVTILMSVQSYHEKRQVRWDPVAEEIV